From Permianibacter aggregans, a single genomic window includes:
- a CDS encoding DUF3016 domain-containing protein, whose protein sequence is MNIRTLPTALATSLTMLLAAPSALASDPVEAEGPVMIEYVKPTEFTDIKDDPFRTRTEKNTHLIQLRQFLHKEASEYLQKGQKLKISFTDIDLAGDYEPARGPQMNDIRIIRELYPPRLKFDYALMDRSGNIIKEDKVELRDMAFMMRTSIHRSDPLYHEKYMLDKWLRETFEKE, encoded by the coding sequence ATGAATATCCGCACCTTGCCCACCGCCTTGGCAACCAGCCTGACCATGCTGCTCGCGGCACCAAGTGCCCTCGCCTCCGACCCGGTAGAAGCTGAAGGACCGGTCATGATCGAGTACGTCAAGCCAACCGAATTCACCGATATCAAGGACGACCCCTTCCGTACCCGGACCGAGAAAAACACTCATCTGATCCAACTGCGCCAGTTTCTGCACAAGGAAGCGAGCGAGTATCTACAGAAAGGTCAGAAGCTGAAGATCAGCTTTACCGATATCGATTTGGCCGGTGACTACGAGCCTGCACGCGGCCCACAAATGAACGATATCCGTATCATCCGCGAACTGTACCCGCCACGCCTGAAGTTCGACTATGCCCTGATGGACCGCAGCGGCAACATCATCAAGGAAGACAAAGTTGAACTGCGTGACATGGCGTTCATGATGCGCACATCAATTCACCGCAGCGACCCGCTGTATCACGAAAAATACATGCTCGATAAATGGCTGCGGGAAACGTTCGAAAAGGAATGA
- a CDS encoding MbcA/ParS/Xre antitoxin family protein: protein MTAVHINQPDPGAVLCKALRRTQEAFELSNEELGKVIGKDRTTISRLYDKGYLSPDSKEGELATLLIRIYRGLYALVGGAGENMQHWLNTPNQHLQGQPRELLRSVTGLVAVLGYLDAMRGRI, encoded by the coding sequence ATGACCGCTGTTCACATCAACCAACCCGATCCAGGCGCGGTACTGTGCAAAGCGCTACGCCGCACCCAAGAGGCCTTTGAGCTCAGCAACGAGGAGCTTGGCAAGGTCATTGGCAAGGATCGGACGACGATTAGCCGGCTTTACGACAAAGGCTACCTTTCGCCAGACAGCAAGGAAGGCGAGCTGGCTACGCTGCTGATCCGTATCTACCGAGGGCTATACGCCCTGGTTGGCGGTGCCGGCGAGAACATGCAGCACTGGTTGAATACGCCAAACCAGCATCTGCAAGGGCAGCCACGTGAGTTACTGCGCTCGGTTACCGGCCTGGTGGCGGTACTGGGTTATTTGGACGCGATGCGCGGTCGTATCTGA
- a CDS encoding RES family NAD+ phosphorylase has protein sequence MPTRDENIWQRCRGADFIGPMKVEMVRIVEAQEDIATLSLVDNLDEQHLLESLLEKSKPGQLEPNLHYLLASPFRYPPLLWGSRFGRAHERALFYGSTRMETALAECAFYRLVFIDGVSVPFPQPLVSQHTSFWALARAERAADLTRSPYDSVMAELRAPDRYSATQILGSEMRSAGVMLFTYRSARDDDPTAINAAAFSPDVFKRAQPTRFQSWTCYATADAVRFISSPNKASHEFSRHRFLVNERLPMPPPA, from the coding sequence TTGCCAACCCGTGACGAGAATATCTGGCAACGTTGCCGGGGCGCCGATTTTATTGGTCCGATGAAAGTCGAGATGGTGCGCATTGTTGAGGCGCAGGAAGATATCGCGACCTTGTCGCTGGTCGATAACCTCGACGAGCAGCATTTGCTGGAATCGCTGCTGGAAAAAAGCAAACCTGGCCAACTCGAGCCCAACCTCCATTACCTGTTGGCGTCACCTTTCCGCTATCCTCCGCTGCTCTGGGGCAGTCGCTTTGGCCGCGCTCACGAACGGGCCTTGTTTTATGGCTCCACCCGCATGGAAACCGCGCTGGCCGAGTGTGCGTTCTATCGATTGGTCTTTATCGATGGTGTTTCGGTGCCGTTTCCGCAACCGCTGGTTTCCCAACACACGAGTTTCTGGGCGCTAGCCCGGGCCGAACGCGCAGCCGATCTAACCCGCTCACCGTACGACAGCGTCATGGCTGAACTGCGCGCACCTGACCGCTATAGCGCCACCCAGATTCTGGGCAGCGAAATGCGTTCAGCGGGTGTCATGCTGTTCACCTACCGCTCGGCCCGTGATGATGACCCGACCGCCATCAATGCGGCGGCATTCAGTCCGGACGTTTTCAAGCGTGCTCAACCGACTCGTTTTCAGAGCTGGACGTGTTATGCCACCGCCGACGCCGTGCGTTTTATTTCCAGCCCAAACAAAGCCTCGCATGAATTTTCCCGCCATCGCTTTCTGGTCAACGAGCGCTTGCCGATGCCGCCGCCGGCGTAG
- the ppnN gene encoding nucleotide 5'-monophosphate nucleosidase PpnN codes for MSNKSTFVTQNAVIRPEGRLEILSKQEVAKLLDTSQRGLHTAFRNCTLAVMNSGNELDSGKELLERYPDFDVQVIQEERGIKLQLSNAPASAFVDGEMIRGIREHVFAVLRDIIFVNDEITNNPLFDLQTTAGVSDAVFHILRNANIVRPTTDPRLVVCWGGHSISREEYDYSKLVGYQMGLRGLDICTGCGPGAMKGPMKGATIGHAKQRIKHGKYLGITEPGIIAAEAPNPIVNDLVIMPDIEKRLEAFVRVAHAIIVFPGGVGTAEEILYLLGVLLHPDNREMPLPLIFTGPLTSKSYFEQIDQFIGLTLGAEAQKRYQIIIDDPVAVAQQAQAGIAKVKTFRRGNGDAFYFNWLLKVSETFQQPFEVTHESMRNLNLHKDQDAHDLAAGLRRAFSGVVSGNVKERGIRLIEEHGPFELHGDKKLMQAMDALLAQFVAQGRMRLPGKKYEPCYRISA; via the coding sequence ATGAGCAATAAATCGACATTCGTTACCCAGAACGCCGTAATACGTCCGGAAGGACGACTGGAAATTTTGTCCAAACAGGAAGTCGCCAAATTACTCGACACCAGCCAACGCGGCCTGCATACCGCATTTCGTAACTGCACGCTGGCCGTCATGAACAGTGGCAACGAACTCGACAGCGGCAAGGAATTGCTGGAGCGCTACCCGGATTTCGACGTCCAGGTCATTCAGGAAGAACGCGGCATCAAACTGCAACTTTCCAATGCGCCGGCCAGCGCCTTTGTCGATGGCGAAATGATTCGCGGCATTCGCGAACACGTGTTTGCGGTGCTGCGCGATATCATTTTTGTTAATGACGAAATCACCAACAATCCGTTGTTTGATTTGCAAACCACTGCCGGCGTTAGCGACGCGGTGTTTCATATTTTGCGCAATGCCAATATTGTCAGGCCAACCACTGATCCGCGCTTGGTGGTGTGTTGGGGCGGGCACTCAATTTCACGCGAGGAATACGATTACTCAAAATTGGTTGGCTATCAAATGGGCTTGCGCGGTCTCGATATTTGCACTGGTTGTGGTCCGGGTGCGATGAAAGGCCCGATGAAAGGCGCCACCATTGGCCATGCCAAACAGCGGATTAAACACGGCAAATACTTAGGTATTACTGAACCAGGCATTATTGCGGCCGAAGCGCCAAACCCGATCGTCAACGATCTGGTAATCATGCCCGATATTGAAAAGCGTCTGGAAGCTTTTGTCCGCGTTGCCCATGCCATCATCGTGTTCCCCGGCGGCGTCGGCACCGCTGAGGAAATTCTCTACTTGCTCGGCGTACTGCTGCATCCAGACAATCGCGAGATGCCGTTACCATTGATTTTCACCGGTCCACTGACCTCGAAAAGTTATTTTGAGCAAATCGATCAGTTCATTGGCCTGACGCTCGGTGCCGAGGCGCAAAAACGCTATCAGATCATCATTGATGATCCGGTCGCCGTAGCCCAGCAAGCACAAGCGGGTATTGCCAAAGTCAAAACCTTTCGGCGGGGAAATGGCGATGCGTTTTACTTCAATTGGCTGTTGAAAGTCTCCGAAACCTTTCAGCAGCCATTCGAAGTTACCCATGAATCAATGCGCAATCTGAATCTACACAAAGATCAGGATGCGCACGATCTAGCGGCTGGTTTACGGCGAGCTTTTTCCGGCGTGGTTTCCGGCAACGTCAAGGAGCGCGGCATCCGTTTGATTGAAGAACATGGCCCGTTTGAATTGCACGGCGACAAAAAACTGATGCAAGCAATGGATGCTTTGCTGGCCCAGTTTGTCGCCCAAGGCCGTATGCGTTTGCCCGGCAAGAAATATGAGCCGTGTTATCGGATTAGTGCGTGA
- a CDS encoding prohibitin family protein, with amino-acid sequence MIKIISKLLFAALVVAGVLMFGGCAEIIDAGHRGVKVRFGEVEQETLKEGFYWYNPLTTTIVEIDTRIKSWKENTQAYTKDVQQADINFTINFRLAGDSVHLTYQEVGKDWDDKLLPQVVFGTIKEVIGKQTAEALITNRSVAQEEVLRELKEAMEKHRIVLINFEFNDISYTDAFERAIEAKVIATQRAIEEENRTRQIEEQAKQKVIAAKAEAESIQIRAAALEQNPRLVELEAVQKWDGKLPQITGSAVPFISLPETGEKNKR; translated from the coding sequence ATGATCAAGATCATTTCCAAATTGCTGTTTGCGGCGCTGGTCGTCGCCGGCGTTCTGATGTTCGGCGGCTGCGCCGAGATCATCGATGCCGGTCATCGCGGTGTTAAAGTCCGTTTCGGCGAAGTCGAACAGGAAACGCTAAAAGAAGGGTTCTACTGGTATAACCCGCTGACGACAACGATTGTCGAGATCGACACACGAATCAAGTCCTGGAAAGAAAACACCCAGGCCTACACGAAAGATGTACAGCAGGCAGACATAAACTTCACAATAAACTTTCGACTGGCCGGTGACTCGGTTCACTTGACTTATCAGGAAGTCGGCAAAGACTGGGACGATAAACTGTTGCCGCAGGTTGTCTTCGGCACCATCAAGGAAGTCATCGGTAAACAAACAGCGGAAGCTCTGATCACCAACCGTTCAGTGGCGCAGGAAGAGGTGCTGCGCGAACTGAAAGAGGCGATGGAAAAACACCGCATTGTGTTGATCAACTTTGAGTTCAACGATATTTCCTATACCGATGCGTTCGAGCGCGCCATTGAAGCGAAAGTCATCGCGACTCAGCGCGCCATCGAGGAAGAAAACCGCACCCGCCAAATCGAGGAACAGGCCAAGCAAAAAGTGATCGCCGCCAAAGCCGAAGCTGAATCCATTCAGATCCGCGCCGCTGCGCTGGAACAAAACCCGCGCTTGGTTGAACTCGAAGCCGTGCAAAAATGGGATGGCAAATTGCCGCAGATCACCGGTAGTGCCGTGCCATTTATCTCCTTGCCGGAAACGGGTGAGAAAAACAAGCGCTAG
- a CDS encoding class I adenylate cyclase: protein MTVHSRDPHADADEGLDRKVLAQVRKRFVQVNRDKLERLRRAAREREADLIDLLPLLWHVNHPSLPGWVDYDTPCSLSDYTPTQATLLAGKKIAKAFEYERRAALRRDLYALFLMGSTGSLGHSGESDLDVWLIYRPDLSHDALQSLQEKAQRISKYAEQQGVALHVYLMTEEQVRSGAFGPMSSEHSGSTQHMLLLDEFYRSAILLAGRSPLWWLVPPEQHLNYAVYSERLLTQRFVKAGEYIDFGNVVDIPAGEFFSGTLWQLNKSLDAPYKSVLKLALMEVYAQLPPPPPLSLIYKSRIYHNQTALDDLDPYLLIYHAVERHLIEQGQLARLDLIRRALYLKTGIKLSQSPRVSDWQRDLLQKLVKQWGWPRSTLQMLDQRRYWKIETVINERQQLSEVLNQSARTLQQFARQHSDLAEQNQQELTILRRKLFATLEKRPGKIERHNLHIAPDLSESALTIVERNSEGCEILRGLHDKQQLGKERPLKRSNDLIELLAWTHANELLSRRTRLALISDNPAASLAEAATLARDLFDFFPQPLPLASNEALDAPAQVQKLALFINVGVDPMAELSRQGLQLVSSQTDALAYGASHELLVQKIDLVWLTSWGELHTSQFHGDDAVPEFLGKLHALLEAQKAKPQVQAFCASPIRARSIANRMQLVVDELLHEVFPLAKHAPVRYLLRLGKGFVELQWEEQQLSLRRCADITELMSWLAEPITPACELIFEQQTARALDFDLIYCQRRQGSLQLFYRRVLERIDIFVLDEADALVLCQYPNTELKPLLQAWQQFLVQVSDRQRRLSGLPPLPTPDCFELCSSNGEQRTQLRRLELTPATPESWALSASLQAGKPLRQSLQLQVQQQEFSLLDNGEDFLSQAVQQVLRLRQQPERYPVYLSDLIITDVPFDVSTAYFVRQKKQIEELLNSALN, encoded by the coding sequence TTGACTGTTCATTCCCGCGACCCACACGCAGACGCCGACGAGGGCCTTGATCGCAAAGTGCTGGCCCAGGTGCGCAAGCGCTTTGTTCAGGTCAATCGCGACAAGCTCGAACGGCTGCGCCGGGCCGCGCGCGAACGCGAAGCCGATTTGATCGATCTGCTGCCGCTGCTCTGGCATGTCAACCACCCTTCGCTGCCCGGCTGGGTCGATTACGACACGCCCTGCAGCTTGTCCGATTACACCCCGACACAAGCGACCTTGCTGGCCGGAAAAAAAATCGCCAAGGCGTTCGAATACGAACGACGCGCCGCATTGCGCCGCGATTTGTATGCACTGTTTCTGATGGGCTCGACCGGCAGCCTCGGTCACAGCGGCGAAAGCGATCTCGATGTCTGGCTGATTTATCGGCCCGATTTAAGCCATGACGCCTTGCAATCGCTGCAGGAAAAAGCCCAACGGATTAGCAAGTACGCCGAACAACAAGGTGTCGCGCTACACGTCTACCTGATGACTGAAGAGCAGGTACGCAGTGGCGCCTTCGGACCGATGAGCAGTGAACACAGCGGCAGCACCCAGCATATGCTGCTGCTCGATGAATTTTATCGTTCGGCCATTTTGCTCGCCGGTCGTTCGCCGCTGTGGTGGCTGGTGCCACCGGAGCAACACCTGAATTACGCCGTCTACAGCGAACGCTTATTGACGCAACGGTTTGTCAAAGCCGGCGAGTACATCGATTTTGGCAATGTCGTCGATATTCCAGCCGGCGAATTTTTTTCCGGCACACTCTGGCAATTGAACAAATCTTTGGATGCGCCGTATAAATCGGTGCTGAAACTGGCGCTGATGGAAGTCTATGCGCAACTGCCACCACCGCCACCGCTGTCGCTGATCTACAAATCACGGATTTATCACAATCAAACCGCACTCGACGATCTCGATCCGTATTTGCTGATTTATCACGCGGTTGAACGCCACCTGATTGAACAAGGACAACTGGCCCGGCTCGATCTGATTCGCCGGGCGCTGTATTTGAAAACCGGTATCAAACTGAGCCAATCGCCGCGTGTCAGCGACTGGCAACGCGACCTGCTGCAGAAACTGGTCAAGCAATGGGGCTGGCCACGCAGCACGCTGCAAATGCTCGACCAGCGCCGCTACTGGAAAATCGAAACGGTGATCAACGAGCGTCAGCAGTTATCGGAAGTGTTGAACCAAAGCGCTCGCACGCTGCAGCAGTTCGCCCGCCAGCACAGCGATCTGGCTGAACAAAATCAGCAGGAATTAACGATTTTACGTCGCAAGTTGTTCGCCACCTTGGAAAAGCGGCCGGGCAAAATCGAGCGGCACAATCTGCATATCGCACCGGACTTGAGCGAAAGCGCGCTGACCATCGTTGAGCGCAACAGCGAAGGCTGCGAAATACTGCGTGGCTTGCACGACAAGCAGCAACTTGGCAAAGAACGACCACTGAAACGCAGCAATGATTTAATCGAGTTGCTGGCTTGGACCCATGCCAATGAATTGCTGAGTCGGCGCACGCGCTTGGCGCTAATCAGCGACAACCCGGCCGCCAGTCTCGCCGAAGCGGCAACGCTGGCGCGTGATTTGTTCGATTTTTTCCCGCAACCGTTGCCCCTGGCCAGCAACGAAGCCTTGGACGCGCCGGCGCAGGTGCAAAAGCTGGCCTTGTTCATCAACGTCGGTGTCGACCCGATGGCCGAGCTCAGTCGCCAGGGTCTGCAACTGGTCAGCAGCCAGACCGATGCGCTGGCATACGGGGCTTCGCATGAATTGCTGGTGCAGAAAATTGATCTGGTGTGGCTGACCAGCTGGGGTGAGCTGCATACCAGCCAGTTCCACGGCGACGACGCGGTGCCGGAGTTTCTCGGCAAACTGCACGCCCTGCTTGAAGCTCAGAAAGCCAAACCACAGGTGCAAGCGTTTTGCGCCTCACCGATCCGCGCCCGCTCCATTGCCAATCGCATGCAGCTTGTTGTTGATGAGCTACTTCATGAAGTGTTTCCGCTAGCCAAGCACGCACCGGTACGCTATCTGTTACGCTTGGGCAAAGGTTTTGTCGAACTGCAGTGGGAAGAACAGCAATTGTCCTTGCGCCGCTGCGCCGACATCACCGAGCTGATGAGTTGGCTGGCCGAACCGATCACGCCAGCCTGCGAGTTGATCTTCGAGCAACAAACGGCGCGTGCGCTCGACTTCGATTTGATCTACTGCCAGCGCCGTCAGGGTTCACTGCAACTGTTTTATCGACGCGTGCTGGAGCGCATCGACATCTTCGTGCTCGATGAAGCCGACGCGCTGGTGCTCTGCCAGTATCCGAACACCGAACTGAAACCGTTGTTGCAAGCCTGGCAACAGTTTTTGGTCCAAGTCAGCGACCGTCAGCGCCGCCTTTCCGGGTTGCCGCCGCTGCCAACACCGGACTGCTTTGAACTATGCAGCAGTAACGGCGAACAGCGCACGCAACTGCGACGCCTGGAACTAACACCCGCAACGCCAGAAAGCTGGGCCTTGAGCGCTTCGCTGCAAGCCGGCAAACCGCTTCGCCAGTCCTTGCAGCTCCAAGTGCAACAACAGGAATTCTCGCTTCTGGATAACGGCGAAGATTTTCTCTCACAAGCCGTGCAACAGGTGCTGCGTCTGCGCCAGCAACCGGAACGCTACCCGGTATACTTGAGCGATTTGATTATTACTGACGTGCCATTCGACGTCAGCACTGCCTATTTTGTTCGCCAGAAAAAACAGATCGAGGAGCTGCTGAACAGTGCGTTGAACTAG
- a CDS encoding sensor histidine kinase: MRTPAAGFLPDFCNVRMVFLVVLATELMALILALAQPIQSGLWAYLGQTSLFMQWITLLCTAVLCRLRNVLAKRPVWQAALVSYAIILLVTWLFSVLAYSVGMVPIVLPMQPTDFYLRNLAIAGIVGAVVLRYFYLQQQYRHRLYLEAEARNEALQARIQPHFLFNSMNIIASLTRSNPRLAEQVVENLSDLFRASLAKADKRVSLKEELELCQRYLDIEQLRLGARLNVDMRVDESLYDVQLPLLLIQPLVENAVYHGIQPRTEGGWVRIHAEDSGDQVRIVIRNPLPEQQSTAGHGLALDNIRERLAYWFGEKAALDTGQQGEEFVAELRLPKEPTT; encoded by the coding sequence ATGCGCACGCCGGCAGCCGGATTTCTGCCGGATTTCTGCAATGTCCGGATGGTATTCCTGGTGGTGCTGGCGACTGAGTTGATGGCGCTGATCCTGGCACTGGCGCAACCGATTCAAAGCGGGCTCTGGGCCTATCTCGGCCAAACCTCACTGTTCATGCAATGGATTACGCTGCTGTGTACGGCGGTGTTGTGCCGGCTGCGCAATGTGCTGGCCAAGCGCCCGGTTTGGCAGGCAGCGCTGGTCAGTTACGCCATTATTCTGCTGGTGACCTGGCTGTTCTCGGTGCTCGCTTACTCGGTCGGCATGGTGCCGATTGTGCTACCGATGCAACCGACCGATTTTTATCTGCGCAATCTGGCCATCGCCGGCATCGTCGGCGCCGTGGTGTTGCGCTATTTTTATTTGCAGCAGCAATACCGGCATCGCTTGTACTTGGAAGCCGAAGCGCGCAACGAAGCGCTGCAGGCGCGCATTCAGCCACATTTTTTGTTTAATTCAATGAATATCATTGCCAGCCTGACGCGCAGCAATCCGCGCCTGGCCGAGCAGGTGGTCGAAAACTTGAGCGATTTGTTTCGCGCCTCGCTGGCGAAAGCCGACAAGCGCGTCAGCCTGAAAGAAGAATTGGAGCTGTGTCAGCGCTATCTCGATATCGAGCAGCTGCGGCTCGGCGCCCGCTTGAATGTCGATATGCGCGTGGACGAATCGCTGTATGACGTACAACTGCCGTTATTGCTGATTCAGCCGCTGGTGGAAAACGCGGTCTATCATGGCATTCAGCCGCGCACCGAAGGCGGCTGGGTGCGCATACATGCGGAAGACAGTGGTGATCAGGTGCGCATTGTCATTCGCAATCCATTGCCGGAACAGCAAAGCACCGCCGGTCACGGATTGGCGCTGGATAATATTCGCGAGCGCTTGGCGTACTGGTTTGGCGAAAAAGCGGCGCTTGATACCGGACAACAAGGCGAGGAATTTGTCGCCGAATTACGACTGCCGAAGGAACCGACAACGTGA
- a CDS encoding LytR/AlgR family response regulator transcription factor, with translation MKLLLVDDEPLARERLRALIQESFDDIDIVAEAADGVQALAEAGKHLPDVVLLDVRMPGMDGIETARHLAQLEPPPAVIFTTAYDDYALEAFGVHALGYLLKPIKQDKLEAALQSVIKPNRAQIAALKDGVEKSTRTHISARVRGNLVLIKLSDVFYFQADQKYITVRHRDGEVLIEEALKDLENEFAPRFIRIHRNALVALDAIAAVERDALGRTVVRLRDIDESLEVSRRHLADLRELLKAI, from the coding sequence GTGAAACTATTACTGGTCGATGATGAACCGCTGGCACGCGAGCGGCTACGAGCGTTGATTCAGGAATCATTCGACGATATCGACATCGTCGCCGAAGCCGCTGACGGTGTGCAGGCTTTGGCCGAAGCCGGCAAGCATCTGCCCGATGTCGTGCTGCTCGATGTCCGGATGCCGGGCATGGACGGCATTGAAACCGCGCGTCATCTGGCCCAGTTGGAGCCGCCGCCGGCGGTGATTTTCACGACCGCTTATGATGATTACGCGCTGGAAGCCTTTGGTGTGCATGCGCTCGGTTATCTGTTGAAACCGATCAAGCAGGATAAATTGGAGGCGGCGCTGCAATCGGTGATCAAACCGAATCGGGCCCAGATCGCAGCGCTGAAAGATGGTGTCGAAAAATCCACCCGCACCCATATCAGTGCCCGGGTGCGTGGCAATCTGGTGCTGATCAAGCTATCCGATGTGTTTTATTTTCAGGCCGACCAGAAATACATCACGGTGCGCCATCGTGATGGTGAAGTGCTGATCGAAGAAGCGCTGAAAGATCTGGAAAACGAATTCGCGCCGCGCTTTATCCGCATTCACCGTAATGCGCTGGTGGCACTTGACGCCATCGCGGCGGTAGAGCGTGACGCCCTCGGTCGCACGGTCGTGCGGCTGCGCGATATCGATGAATCGCTGGAAGTCTCGCGCCGGCATTTGGCCGATCTGCGCGAGCTATTGAAAGCGATTTGA
- the hemC gene encoding hydroxymethylbilane synthase: protein MTRIRIATRQSPLALWQAEFVKAELERHHPGIEVELLGFTTQGDKILDSPLAKIGGKGLFVKELETAMLEGKADIAVHSMKDVPVDFPEGLGLTTICEREDPADAFVSNSFASIDELPQGAIVGTSSLRRRCQLLQARPDLDIRDLRGNVNTRLRKLDDGEYQAIVLAVAGLKRLKMANRIRSALPFELSLPAVGQGAVGIECRMDDTETLKLLEPLHHQPTATRVLAERAMNARLHGGCQVPIAGFAELDGNTLRLRGRVGSPDGKQLLKAEASGPADQPEQLGQQVADTLLLQGAGAILSEVYRR, encoded by the coding sequence ATGACCCGCATTCGCATTGCCACCCGGCAAAGCCCGCTGGCGCTGTGGCAGGCCGAATTTGTCAAAGCCGAGCTGGAGCGCCATCACCCCGGCATTGAAGTTGAATTGCTTGGCTTTACCACCCAGGGCGACAAAATCCTCGATTCACCGCTGGCCAAAATCGGCGGCAAGGGTTTGTTCGTCAAGGAGCTGGAAACGGCGATGCTGGAAGGCAAGGCCGATATCGCCGTGCATTCGATGAAAGATGTGCCAGTGGATTTTCCGGAAGGCTTGGGCCTGACCACCATTTGCGAGCGCGAAGATCCGGCCGATGCCTTTGTCAGCAACTCCTTTGCCTCCATTGATGAGTTGCCACAAGGCGCCATCGTTGGTACTTCGTCGTTGCGCCGCCGCTGCCAGCTGCTGCAGGCAAGACCGGATCTCGATATCCGCGATCTGCGCGGCAACGTCAACACCCGCCTGCGCAAACTCGATGACGGCGAATACCAGGCCATCGTGCTGGCTGTTGCGGGTTTAAAGCGATTGAAGATGGCAAACCGGATTCGCTCGGCCCTGCCGTTTGAGTTGTCACTGCCGGCCGTTGGCCAGGGCGCAGTCGGCATCGAATGCCGGATGGACGATACCGAAACCTTGAAGCTGCTCGAACCGCTGCATCATCAACCAACGGCCACCCGGGTGCTGGCCGAGCGGGCGATGAATGCCCGTCTGCACGGCGGCTGCCAAGTGCCGATTGCCGGTTTTGCCGAACTTGATGGCAACACCTTGCGCTTGCGCGGCCGGGTAGGCTCGCCGGATGGCAAGCAGTTATTGAAAGCCGAAGCCAGCGGTCCAGCGGACCAACCGGAACAGCTCGGCCAGCAAGTCGCCGACACGCTGTTGCTGCAGGGCGCCGGCGCCATCCTGAGCGAGGTTTACCGGCGATGA
- a CDS encoding uroporphyrinogen-III synthase produces the protein MSLPMTIPPIVLTRPAGRGEDLVDALRGKGYPMQVIPLLRLSPLPLPDLRSQPAPDQLIFISPSAVEFALSAIPEHWWQAGLFAVGRGTAQALPEPVRTRAMLPMPETSEGLLELDALRAVQGQTVVIVRGQGGREHLANTLRQRGAEVRYMEVYERLGPEPEQLASLRQVLQQPAILVVTSGEALAKLCAIIAGPALKACTLIVVSERLAEMAAPYCPQVVNARGADTDSLRLALDRVLKQRQGK, from the coding sequence ATGAGCCTGCCGATGACCATCCCGCCGATTGTGCTGACGAGGCCGGCTGGCCGTGGCGAGGATCTGGTCGATGCCCTGCGTGGCAAAGGCTACCCGATGCAGGTCATCCCGCTGCTGCGCTTATCACCGTTGCCGCTGCCGGATCTGCGCTCACAGCCGGCGCCGGACCAGCTGATCTTCATCTCGCCGTCGGCGGTCGAATTCGCGCTGTCGGCCATTCCCGAACATTGGTGGCAGGCGGGGCTGTTCGCCGTTGGTCGTGGTACGGCTCAGGCGCTGCCGGAGCCGGTACGCACCAGAGCGATGCTACCGATGCCGGAAACCAGCGAAGGCCTGCTTGAGCTCGATGCTTTGCGGGCGGTGCAAGGGCAAACCGTTGTTATCGTTCGCGGCCAGGGCGGCCGTGAGCATCTGGCCAACACGCTGCGCCAGCGCGGCGCGGAAGTGCGCTATATGGAGGTCTATGAGCGGCTGGGGCCGGAGCCGGAGCAGCTGGCCAGCTTGCGCCAGGTATTACAGCAGCCGGCGATTCTGGTGGTGACCAGCGGCGAAGCATTGGCTAAGCTCTGTGCCATAATCGCCGGTCCGGCGCTGAAAGCCTGCACGCTGATTGTGGTCAGCGAGCGGCTGGCCGAAATGGCCGCGCCGTATTGCCCGCAGGTGGTCAATGCCCGCGGCGCCGATACCGACTCATTGCGGCTCGCGCTTGATCGCGTGCTGAAACAACGGCAGGGAAAATAA